One segment of Neobacillus endophyticus DNA contains the following:
- the pruA gene encoding L-glutamate gamma-semialdehyde dehydrogenase, with product MRTYTHEPLTNFKDEQNKKAFKESLLYVESHLGKEYPLVIGGEKITTDKKITSINPANKEEIIGSVSVASQELAEKAMQAALETFETWKKWPHEHRANILFRAAAILRRRKHEFSSWMVKEAGKPWVEADADTAEAIDFLEFYGRQMIRIKDGMPVESRVGEMNEYNYIPLGVGVIISPFNFPLAIMAGTTVAAIVSGNTVLLKPANSTPIIAAKFVELMEEAGLPKGVLNFVPGSGAEIGDYLVDHPKTRFVSFTGSREVGCRIYERAAKVHPGQKWLKRVIAEMGGKDTVVVDKDTDINLAVSSIVYSAFGFSGQKCSAGSRAVVHQDIYDEVLEKAVALTKTLTVGSPAEAETYMGPVIDGKSFNKIMSYVEIGKQEGRLMTGGEGDDSKGFFIQPTIFADLDQNSRLMQEEIFGPVLAFCKARDFDHMMEIANNTDYGLTGAFLSNNREYVERARKEFHVGNLYINRGCTGAIVGYQPFGGFNMSGTDSKAGGPDYLLLHMQAKTTSEML from the coding sequence TTGCGAACTTATACACACGAACCATTAACTAACTTTAAGGACGAACAAAATAAAAAGGCATTTAAAGAAAGTTTATTATACGTTGAATCACATCTTGGCAAAGAATATCCGCTCGTAATTGGCGGTGAAAAGATCACTACTGATAAAAAAATTACTTCCATCAACCCTGCCAATAAAGAAGAAATAATCGGATCCGTATCTGTAGCGAGCCAAGAATTAGCTGAAAAGGCGATGCAGGCTGCACTTGAGACATTTGAAACTTGGAAAAAATGGCCTCATGAACACCGCGCTAACATTTTATTCCGTGCAGCTGCCATCCTTCGCCGCCGCAAACATGAATTTTCAAGCTGGATGGTAAAAGAAGCAGGAAAACCATGGGTTGAAGCTGATGCTGATACAGCTGAAGCGATTGACTTCCTTGAATTCTATGGCCGTCAAATGATTCGCATTAAAGATGGCATGCCTGTAGAGAGCCGTGTTGGTGAAATGAACGAGTACAATTACATTCCGCTAGGCGTTGGAGTCATTATCTCACCATTCAACTTCCCGTTGGCTATTATGGCAGGTACTACCGTTGCAGCGATCGTATCCGGAAATACCGTTCTTCTTAAACCGGCAAATTCTACTCCAATTATTGCTGCTAAGTTCGTAGAGCTTATGGAAGAAGCGGGTCTTCCAAAAGGTGTGCTGAATTTCGTTCCTGGAAGCGGCGCAGAAATTGGCGACTATCTGGTTGATCATCCAAAAACCCGTTTTGTTTCCTTCACAGGTTCTCGCGAAGTTGGCTGCCGTATTTATGAGCGTGCAGCAAAAGTACATCCAGGTCAAAAATGGCTGAAACGCGTGATCGCAGAAATGGGTGGAAAAGATACGGTTGTCGTTGACAAAGATACTGACATCAATTTAGCTGTATCATCGATCGTTTATTCCGCATTTGGTTTCTCTGGACAAAAATGTTCTGCCGGATCCCGTGCTGTTGTTCACCAGGATATTTATGATGAAGTCCTTGAAAAAGCTGTGGCATTAACAAAAACTCTTACAGTTGGCAGCCCAGCAGAAGCTGAAACGTATATGGGACCAGTTATTGATGGAAAATCCTTCAATAAAATCATGAGTTATGTGGAGATTGGTAAACAAGAAGGCAGACTTATGACTGGCGGCGAAGGCGATGATTCAAAAGGATTCTTTATCCAGCCAACAATTTTTGCTGATTTAGACCAAAACTCCCGCCTAATGCAGGAAGAAATTTTTGGACCAGTACTAGCATTCTGTAAAGCACGTGATTTTGACCATATGATGGAAATAGCCAATAACACCGATTATGGTTTAACAGGAGCCTTCCTTTCCAACAACCGTGAATACGTTGAACGTGCCCGTAAAGAATTCCATGTTGGAAACTTATACATTAACCGAGGGTGCACTGGAGCAATCGTAGGATATCAGCCATTTGGCGGATTCAACATGTCTGGTACTGACTCCAAAGCGGGCGGCCCTGACTATCTGTTATTGCACATGCAGGCTAAAACAACATCTGAAATGCTTTAA
- the pulA gene encoding type I pullulanase, which yields MTSIERKFFAYLDELNIITILLPLSYHQGLSSSFYITKGFENSSLPLIKKSKIENYVKYICKLPFDFCFGQQYWVIDEHKGKTDLQIGAVIRTEGFDQKFYYSGSDLGVTYGAEGVCFKLWAPTAVQVKLKLRPPDSSYSEIIKLKRVDQGIWSIVLNRELDCWQYSFLVLVNQEWHEAVDPYVKAVTANGKLGVIVNLEQTREPRAELPQMETPVDAVIYETHIRDFTIHPNSGVTNKGLYLGACEIETRGQDGGATGLSYLKELGITHLQLMPFHDFAGVNELNQLQEYNWGYNPLHFNTPEGSYSTDPSNPYARILELKKLIKQIHQAGLKVIMDVVYNHVYIREESSFEKVVPGYYFRHNEMGLPSNGTGVGNDIASERKMVRKFIVDSVRFWMEEYHIDGFRFDLMGILDIETMKEVRTVCEHLLKDVIIIGEGWDLNTPLPIEQKAIIANQAKLPGVAQFNDVFRDCIKGNTFNLLDKGYAMGNEHDLEAACESIAGSIGFKTNGHGLFNEPDQSVNYVECHDNHTMWDKLLACFPNAEDPFRRSRHRLATGIVLLSQGIPFLHSGQEFFRTKHGDGNSYRSPDSVNQLDWDRKIEFKDNVEYIKGIIQLRKTFACFRMRTAKEIRNCMTQLPADSPILGLFYQYNGDELILVINPSEQSYTFSLPNGEWSVLVNAQYAGVIPNGSSSREQIILEPVSLNVLMKK from the coding sequence ATGACTTCCATTGAAAGGAAATTTTTCGCTTATTTGGATGAGCTTAATATCATTACGATTCTTCTTCCCCTTTCCTATCATCAAGGCCTTTCATCCTCTTTTTACATTACAAAAGGTTTTGAAAATAGTTCATTGCCGCTCATTAAGAAAAGTAAAATTGAAAATTATGTTAAATATATTTGTAAACTGCCATTTGACTTTTGTTTTGGTCAGCAATATTGGGTCATAGACGAACATAAAGGGAAAACTGATTTACAAATTGGAGCAGTTATTCGAACAGAGGGTTTTGATCAGAAATTCTATTATAGCGGTTCTGACCTTGGGGTGACGTATGGGGCAGAAGGGGTTTGTTTTAAATTGTGGGCTCCGACAGCAGTTCAAGTCAAACTAAAACTACGACCTCCTGACAGCTCATATTCAGAAATTATTAAGCTAAAACGTGTTGATCAGGGAATATGGTCAATTGTTCTGAATCGTGAATTGGATTGCTGGCAATATAGTTTTCTTGTCCTTGTTAATCAGGAATGGCATGAAGCAGTGGATCCATATGTGAAAGCAGTGACAGCGAACGGTAAGCTTGGGGTCATCGTAAATTTAGAACAAACTAGGGAACCACGGGCGGAACTCCCACAAATGGAAACCCCTGTGGATGCTGTGATCTATGAAACACATATCCGCGATTTTACTATCCACCCAAACAGTGGAGTAACGAATAAAGGGTTGTATCTTGGTGCTTGTGAGATTGAAACACGCGGCCAAGATGGCGGTGCAACCGGTTTATCGTATTTAAAAGAGCTGGGGATTACGCATCTGCAATTGATGCCATTTCATGATTTTGCCGGAGTGAATGAATTGAATCAGCTGCAAGAATACAATTGGGGCTACAATCCGCTCCATTTCAATACCCCTGAAGGAAGTTATTCAACAGATCCGTCAAATCCTTATGCAAGGATTTTAGAGCTAAAAAAGTTAATTAAGCAGATTCATCAAGCTGGATTAAAAGTTATTATGGATGTGGTTTATAACCATGTCTATATTCGTGAAGAGTCTTCATTTGAAAAAGTAGTTCCGGGTTATTATTTTAGGCATAACGAAATGGGACTTCCTTCAAATGGGACTGGAGTCGGAAATGATATTGCTTCCGAACGGAAGATGGTCAGAAAATTTATTGTAGATTCCGTTCGTTTTTGGATGGAGGAGTATCATATTGATGGTTTCCGTTTTGATCTGATGGGGATTTTGGATATTGAAACGATGAAGGAAGTTCGGACTGTTTGCGAGCATCTGTTAAAAGATGTGATTATTATTGGAGAAGGCTGGGATTTGAACACACCACTCCCTATTGAGCAAAAAGCGATCATCGCTAATCAGGCCAAATTACCGGGAGTTGCCCAATTTAATGACGTTTTTCGGGATTGCATCAAAGGTAATACCTTTAATCTATTAGATAAGGGATATGCCATGGGCAATGAACATGATTTAGAAGCAGCTTGTGAATCCATAGCCGGCAGTATTGGATTTAAAACGAATGGACATGGATTGTTTAATGAACCAGACCAATCCGTAAATTATGTGGAATGTCATGATAATCATACTATGTGGGATAAGCTACTGGCTTGTTTCCCGAATGCAGAAGATCCATTTCGCAGGTCTCGGCACCGGCTTGCCACAGGGATTGTTCTATTATCTCAAGGTATTCCCTTTCTTCATAGCGGACAGGAGTTTTTCCGAACAAAACATGGAGATGGGAATAGTTATCGCTCGCCAGATAGTGTTAATCAACTTGACTGGGATCGTAAAATCGAGTTCAAAGACAATGTTGAATATATAAAAGGGATCATTCAACTCAGAAAAACATTTGCATGCTTCCGAATGAGGACGGCAAAGGAAATACGCAACTGTATGACCCAGCTTCCCGCGGACTCTCCTATTTTAGGACTGTTTTATCAGTATAATGGTGATGAACTGATTCTTGTTATTAATCCTTCGGAACAGTCATATACATTTTCGCTTCCAAACGGTGAATGGTCAGTATTAGTGAATGCCCAATATGCGGGAGTTATTCCAAATGGCTCCAGTTCCCGAGAACAAATAATACTCGAACCAGTATCATTAAATGTTTTAATGAAAAAATAG
- the pepV gene encoding dipeptidase PepV, producing the protein MTQINWLKEAENRKEALIKDAQNLLHIKSILDEENIEPSAPLGKGVKEALDFMLEMGKKDGFTAKNVGDVAGHLEFGSGNELIGILCHVDVVPEGDGWSSDPFGAEIRDGKIYARGVLDDKGPTMAAYYAMKIVKELGLPLNKRVRMIIGTDEESKWRCVEHYFKVEEMPTMGFAPDADFPIINAEKGIADFDMIQLPGGKALNEGNVKVLSFVSGKRYNMVPDEAKAVIAVKENQEVLLQQFTDFMNRFELEHASNMEEGRLSLSVKGVSAHGMEPRNGKNAGLFLAEFLSKQALDDQDARYFQFVSRYFFDDSRGVQLGVAYSDKISGDLTINPGKFTYIPESGGRIGMTCRYSVTNNMDETKAKLDELLQKEGFVIANYSDSKPHHVDEKEFLIQTLKKVYEEQTGEKAELIAIGGGTYARSLKAGVAFGPLFPGKPDIAHQKDEYMEIEDLLKATAIYAQAIYELAN; encoded by the coding sequence TTGACACAAATCAATTGGCTGAAGGAAGCAGAAAATAGAAAAGAGGCCCTCATAAAGGACGCTCAGAATTTGTTACATATTAAAAGTATTTTAGATGAAGAGAACATAGAACCTAGTGCTCCATTGGGAAAAGGAGTAAAAGAAGCACTGGATTTTATGCTTGAAATGGGCAAAAAAGATGGTTTTACTGCAAAAAATGTAGGGGACGTAGCAGGGCATCTTGAATTTGGCAGCGGAAATGAATTAATTGGAATTCTTTGTCACGTAGATGTTGTACCAGAAGGAGATGGCTGGTCGAGCGATCCGTTCGGAGCAGAAATACGTGACGGAAAAATTTACGCCAGAGGTGTGCTCGATGATAAAGGGCCGACCATGGCAGCCTATTATGCGATGAAGATTGTCAAGGAGCTGGGTCTGCCGTTAAACAAACGGGTGCGAATGATTATTGGCACCGATGAAGAAAGCAAATGGCGTTGTGTGGAACATTATTTTAAAGTTGAAGAAATGCCGACTATGGGGTTTGCACCAGACGCAGATTTTCCTATTATCAATGCTGAAAAGGGGATTGCTGATTTTGATATGATTCAGCTGCCAGGAGGAAAGGCTCTAAACGAAGGAAATGTGAAGGTCTTGAGTTTCGTTTCTGGTAAAAGATACAATATGGTCCCTGATGAAGCAAAAGCCGTGATTGCGGTAAAAGAGAACCAGGAAGTACTATTGCAGCAATTCACCGATTTTATGAATCGTTTTGAATTAGAGCATGCCTCTAATATGGAAGAAGGACGATTAAGCTTATCCGTAAAAGGTGTGTCTGCACACGGAATGGAACCAAGGAACGGGAAGAATGCCGGGCTGTTTTTAGCAGAATTTCTTTCAAAACAAGCATTAGATGATCAGGATGCCCGATATTTTCAATTTGTATCTCGCTATTTCTTTGATGACTCAAGAGGAGTCCAACTTGGGGTGGCCTATTCGGATAAGATTTCCGGAGATTTAACGATTAATCCTGGAAAGTTTACATACATACCAGAATCTGGCGGCCGAATTGGAATGACCTGCCGTTATTCTGTTACAAATAATATGGATGAAACGAAGGCGAAGCTGGATGAGCTTTTACAAAAAGAAGGTTTTGTTATCGCAAATTATTCTGATTCCAAACCGCATCATGTCGACGAAAAAGAATTTCTCATCCAAACCTTAAAGAAAGTATATGAAGAACAAACAGGAGAAAAGGCAGAACTTATTGCAATTGGAGGAGGAACTTACGCTCGTTCTCTTAAAGCAGGAGTCGCATTTGGACCATTATTCCCAGGAAAGCCGGATATTGCTCATCAAAAAGATGAATACATGGAAATTGAGGATTTATTAAAAGCAACCGCTATTTACGCTCAAGCAATTTATGAATTAGCAAATTAA
- the dat gene encoding D-amino-acid transaminase: MAFAILNGQLIDRSEAKVDIEDRGYQFGDGVYEVIRIYNGKMFTVNMHLERLAKSLDSIGISFPFTEQQLTEMLEMLIEKNNLQLGIIYLQVTRGVAPRNHAFPAEPVQPMLVAYTKQLERPIHHLQNGVKTMLVEDMRWLRCDIKSLNLLGNILAKQKAAESGCFEAIQHRGQAVTEGSSTNVFIVKNKLLITHPSDQHILRGITKEVILQLCREHDISIEERVFTLEELAAADEVFLSSTTSEIMPITEVDGKMVGNGLPGPITRKLQAGFVQEIEKQCGAL, from the coding sequence ATGGCATTTGCAATATTAAATGGACAGCTGATCGATCGTTCTGAAGCAAAGGTGGATATTGAAGATCGCGGCTATCAATTTGGTGATGGCGTTTATGAAGTAATCCGAATTTATAATGGCAAAATGTTTACTGTTAACATGCATTTGGAACGTTTAGCGAAAAGCTTGGACAGTATCGGGATTTCTTTCCCCTTCACAGAACAGCAATTGACCGAAATGCTGGAGATGTTAATTGAGAAAAATAATCTGCAGCTTGGAATCATCTATTTGCAAGTAACAAGAGGTGTTGCACCGCGTAATCATGCGTTCCCAGCCGAGCCGGTTCAGCCCATGCTTGTTGCTTATACAAAGCAGCTTGAGAGACCAATTCATCATTTGCAAAATGGCGTAAAAACGATGCTGGTAGAAGATATGCGTTGGCTGCGCTGTGATATCAAAAGTCTAAATTTACTGGGGAATATTTTAGCGAAACAAAAAGCAGCTGAAAGCGGATGTTTTGAAGCCATTCAGCATCGAGGGCAGGCTGTGACAGAAGGAAGTTCAACGAATGTGTTCATCGTTAAAAATAAGCTGCTCATCACTCACCCTTCTGACCAGCATATTTTAAGAGGCATTACAAAAGAAGTCATTTTACAGTTGTGCCGTGAACATGATATTTCAATAGAAGAGCGGGTTTTTACGCTAGAGGAATTGGCTGCAGCAGACGAAGTTTTCCTCTCCAGTACAACAAGTGAAATAATGCCAATCACCGAAGTCGACGGGAAAATGGTCGGTAACGGTCTCCCTGGTCCAATAACCAGGAAACTGCAAGCAGGGTTTGTTCAAGAAATTGAAAAACAATGTGGTGCACTATAG
- a CDS encoding phosphotransferase family protein, protein MEHILGQEWEITPAGGDTGKAFIAKFEDQRLFLKRNSSPFLAVLSAEGIVPKLVWTKRLENGDVITAQQWLEGRELKPAEMNQEHVAKLLKKIHRSEPMLGMLSRLEKTPLNPEAFFHGISGLDEEILALPDVMKALKFLISEKDHVYSDNKVVCHGDVNHNNWLLTEDNQLYLIDWDGAMIADPAIDLGMLLYWYIPEENWQDWLSMYGEKLTSHLRLRMKWYVTLHTLTSIQWYKNRQRLEEMNKWIHFLTGIL, encoded by the coding sequence TTGGAACATATTTTAGGACAAGAATGGGAAATAACCCCTGCTGGAGGCGACACAGGAAAAGCTTTTATTGCAAAATTCGAAGATCAAAGGCTTTTTTTAAAGCGGAATTCTTCGCCGTTTCTTGCGGTATTATCTGCAGAGGGAATTGTCCCAAAGCTTGTTTGGACGAAACGGTTAGAAAACGGAGATGTCATAACAGCACAGCAATGGCTTGAAGGTCGTGAACTTAAACCGGCAGAAATGAACCAAGAGCATGTTGCCAAGTTATTAAAAAAGATTCATCGATCAGAACCAATGCTAGGAATGCTCAGCCGATTAGAAAAAACACCATTGAATCCCGAAGCATTCTTTCATGGAATCAGCGGATTGGATGAAGAAATCTTAGCGCTGCCAGATGTCATGAAAGCATTGAAGTTCTTAATATCTGAGAAAGATCATGTTTACAGTGACAATAAAGTGGTTTGTCATGGCGATGTTAACCATAACAACTGGCTGCTTACTGAAGACAACCAGTTGTATTTGATTGATTGGGATGGAGCGATGATCGCGGATCCAGCCATTGATTTAGGAATGCTTCTTTATTGGTACATTCCTGAAGAGAATTGGCAAGACTGGCTAAGCATGTATGGTGAAAAACTGACAAGCCATTTAAGATTAAGAATGAAATGGTACGTGACACTTCATACATTAACATCCATTCAATGGTATAAGAATAGACAGCGACTAGAAGAAATGAATAAATGGATCCATTTTTTAACAGGAATACTTTAG
- a CDS encoding DeoR family transcriptional regulator, producing MKPSTNRMLNRIKCIYMFIRNNGTVTTQELVEEFGITPRTIQRDLNVLAYNDLVISPSRGKWTTTEKKVKMSS from the coding sequence TTGAAACCTTCAACTAACCGGATGTTAAACCGCATCAAATGTATCTACATGTTTATCCGCAATAACGGCACTGTCACAACGCAGGAACTTGTAGAGGAATTTGGTATCACTCCTCGCACCATTCAACGAGACTTAAATGTATTGGCCTATAATGACTTGGTTATAAGCCCAAGCCGTGGAAAATGGACTACTACAGAAAAGAAAGTGAAGATGTCATCTTAA
- a CDS encoding diacylglycerol/lipid kinase family protein, which produces MKEIHLKVDRMEPIYFIINPKAGNGSCLKVWGKVQAELQRKQIPYLAFFTEYGGHAERIAAQIGVENKLGKLIIAVGGDGTMHEVLNGMSKHKNITLGFIPGGSGNDFSRGFSIPADPIKALTVILRSLKKQEKTRVDFGKMFFENETGHYFLNNMGAGFDALIAFKANQSRIKALFNQFSLGRLVYVYFLLKELFTYKTSTLDISIDGKKHIFEQTWFVTVSNQPYYGGGMQIAPDALPDDGLFNITVVHQLSRWKLLFVFISVFWGKHIYFKEVKRFKGRAISIQPSLPLYVHGDGEHIGWTPLKIELWDRALQIVTRLKNKEEVDLEMRDLNDFH; this is translated from the coding sequence ATGAAAGAAATTCACTTAAAGGTTGATCGTATGGAGCCTATTTATTTTATTATTAACCCAAAAGCAGGAAATGGCAGCTGTTTAAAAGTTTGGGGAAAGGTTCAGGCTGAGTTACAACGAAAACAAATTCCATACTTGGCTTTCTTCACGGAATATGGTGGACATGCTGAGCGAATTGCAGCTCAGATCGGAGTTGAAAATAAGCTTGGGAAACTCATCATTGCTGTTGGCGGTGATGGAACAATGCATGAAGTATTGAATGGAATGTCAAAGCATAAAAATATAACACTCGGGTTTATTCCGGGGGGATCAGGAAATGATTTTTCCAGAGGATTTTCCATCCCTGCTGATCCCATAAAGGCATTAACTGTTATTCTCCGTTCTTTGAAGAAACAGGAGAAAACCCGGGTTGATTTTGGGAAGATGTTTTTTGAAAATGAAACCGGTCATTATTTTTTGAATAATATGGGTGCTGGATTTGATGCCCTTATTGCTTTTAAAGCAAACCAATCAAGGATCAAGGCTCTGTTTAACCAATTTTCTCTTGGACGGTTGGTTTACGTCTACTTTCTTCTGAAAGAGCTATTTACTTATAAAACTTCAACTTTAGATATATCAATTGACGGAAAAAAGCATATATTTGAACAGACATGGTTTGTAACCGTCTCCAATCAGCCATATTATGGAGGTGGCATGCAGATCGCCCCTGATGCTTTGCCAGATGATGGTTTGTTTAATATTACGGTGGTTCATCAATTATCAAGATGGAAGCTGCTCTTCGTTTTCATTAGTGTGTTTTGGGGAAAACATATTTATTTTAAAGAAGTGAAACGTTTTAAAGGTAGAGCGATTTCCATTCAACCATCACTGCCGTTATACGTTCATGGGGACGGAGAACACATTGGCTGGACTCCATTGAAAATAGAGCTTTGGGATAGAGCTTTACAGATTGTGACAAGATTGAAAAATAAGGAGGAAGTGGATTTGGAAATGAGGGACTTGAATGACTTCCATTGA
- the thpR gene encoding RNA 2',3'-cyclic phosphodiesterase, which yields MEQQSHYFFAVKLPEDIKQIMKSHMGTMKESIPFSRWVHYLDLHITLAFLGAATKEKLSNADNYVKQALEDVKAFTLNIDHLGFFGKEDSPRVFWAATMESLELNDIRNKVFSACEQAGFQLESRPFRPHITLARKWGRETPFHGGLLQVWEEIQSQPLSFQASEVVLYQTRVHQSPKYETLKIYPLQ from the coding sequence ATGGAGCAGCAATCCCATTATTTCTTTGCCGTTAAACTTCCTGAAGATATAAAACAAATCATGAAAAGTCATATGGGAACTATGAAAGAAAGCATCCCTTTCAGCCGCTGGGTTCACTACTTGGATTTGCACATAACATTGGCATTTTTAGGGGCGGCCACAAAGGAAAAATTATCAAATGCCGACAATTATGTTAAACAAGCCTTAGAAGATGTAAAGGCATTTACATTGAATATAGACCATTTGGGCTTTTTTGGGAAAGAAGATTCTCCACGTGTATTTTGGGCAGCTACAATGGAAAGTTTGGAATTAAACGACATTCGTAATAAGGTGTTTTCAGCCTGTGAACAGGCAGGTTTTCAATTGGAATCAAGACCTTTCCGTCCGCATATTACGTTGGCACGTAAATGGGGGAGAGAAACTCCTTTCCATGGAGGCCTGTTGCAAGTATGGGAGGAGATTCAGTCACAGCCGCTTTCTTTTCAGGCTAGTGAAGTCGTTTTATACCAAACCCGTGTTCATCAGTCTCCTAAATATGAGACTTTGAAAATATATCCATTGCAATGA
- a CDS encoding sigma-54 interaction domain-containing protein encodes MYQRILDEVDVGVHAVDETGKTIIYNKKMMQMESMDIQDVLHKNLLDVFMFKDNQSSTLVKALQEGKETKNVKQTYFNNRGREITTNNNTIPIFANGRIHGAVEIANDVTKLEKLLKGNINSKGATRYTFDSITGNSLAIKEVVEAAKRASRTSSYVLIVGETGTGKELFAQSIHNASGRFSGPFISQNCAALPDNLIESLLFGTKKGAFTGAADHPGLFEQAEGGTLLLDEINSLNLNLQAKLLRVLQEKTIRRIGDTKDTPVDVRVIANMNEDPIDAIAKNRLRKDLYYRLGVVTIFIPPLRERKEDIPLLVQNFIDKYNERFQMQVKGLSDEVQQSFLEYDWHGNIRELEHVIEAAMNIMMDEEVIKFSHLPFQFRNRMHLKERMIPISTVESFIEERTDVIVPLKEQLNQFEKSYIEHVLKKNDYNISRSAKLLGLSRQSLQYRMKKLLIDCN; translated from the coding sequence ATGTATCAGCGGATTTTGGATGAAGTGGATGTGGGGGTCCATGCGGTTGATGAAACAGGAAAAACAATTATTTACAATAAAAAAATGATGCAAATGGAATCAATGGATATCCAGGATGTTTTGCACAAAAACTTGCTGGATGTGTTTATGTTTAAAGATAATCAGTCTAGTACTTTAGTAAAGGCATTACAAGAAGGAAAAGAAACGAAAAATGTAAAGCAAACTTATTTTAATAACCGTGGACGCGAAATTACCACAAATAATAATACAATCCCTATTTTTGCTAACGGTCGAATTCATGGAGCCGTTGAAATTGCTAATGATGTTACGAAACTAGAAAAATTACTAAAAGGGAACATTAATTCAAAAGGGGCCACAAGGTATACGTTTGACAGTATAACTGGGAACAGTTTGGCGATCAAGGAAGTTGTAGAGGCGGCAAAACGGGCATCAAGAACGTCTTCCTATGTTTTGATTGTTGGAGAAACAGGGACAGGCAAGGAGCTTTTTGCACAAAGCATACACAATGCCAGCGGCCGGTTTTCAGGACCTTTTATATCGCAAAACTGTGCAGCACTTCCTGATAACTTAATAGAAAGCCTGTTATTTGGCACAAAAAAGGGGGCTTTCACCGGTGCCGCTGATCATCCGGGCTTATTTGAGCAGGCAGAAGGGGGAACACTCCTGCTCGATGAGATCAACTCTTTAAATTTAAACCTTCAGGCAAAGCTACTGCGTGTTCTCCAGGAAAAAACAATTCGTAGAATTGGGGATACAAAGGATACACCTGTTGATGTCAGAGTGATTGCGAATATGAACGAAGATCCGATTGACGCAATAGCCAAAAATCGTTTAAGAAAAGACTTGTATTATCGCTTAGGGGTTGTAACTATATTTATACCGCCGCTAAGAGAAAGAAAAGAAGATATTCCGTTATTAGTGCAAAATTTTATTGATAAATATAATGAACGGTTTCAAATGCAGGTCAAAGGGTTAAGCGATGAGGTTCAACAATCGTTTCTTGAGTACGATTGGCATGGCAATATTCGTGAGCTTGAGCATGTAATTGAAGCAGCGATGAACATTATGATGGATGAGGAAGTAATTAAATTTTCCCATCTGCCGTTCCAATTCCGTAACAGGATGCATCTGAAAGAACGGATGATCCCCATTTCCACCGTAGAGTCGTTTATTGAAGAACGTACTGATGTCATTGTTCCGTTAAAGGAGCAGCTGAATCAATTTGAAAAATCATATATTGAGCATGTATTGAAAAAGAATGATTATAATATTTCCCGATCTGCGAAATTGCTTGGATTAAGTCGTCAAAGCTTGCAATATCGTATGAAAAAGTTATTAATTGATTGTAACTAA